One stretch of Saccharopolyspora erythraea DNA includes these proteins:
- the nadA gene encoding quinolinate synthase NadA: MVATGDVLAGRGSPRRTDDGYVGVTGDADWAREVRRLADERGAVLLAHNYQLPEIQDVADHTGDSLALSRIAAESDAGTIVFCGVHFMAESAKILSPDKTVLIPDERAGCSLADSITAAQLREWKAQHPDAVVVSYVNTTAEVKAETDICCTSSNAVDVVNSIPADREVLFCPDQFLGAHVKRETGRENLHIWAGECHVHAGINGPELAERAAASPDADLFIHPECGCATSALYLAGEGTLPKDKVKILSTGGMLDAARETGATSVLVATEVGMLHQLRRAAPEIDFRAVNDRASCRYMKMITPAALLRCLREGADEVHVPADIAERARGSVERMIAIGKPGGGE; encoded by the coding sequence ATGGTGGCGACCGGAGACGTGCTTGCCGGACGCGGCAGCCCGCGGCGGACCGACGACGGCTACGTCGGCGTGACCGGGGACGCAGACTGGGCGCGGGAGGTCCGCAGGCTGGCCGACGAGCGCGGTGCGGTGCTGCTCGCGCACAACTACCAGCTGCCCGAGATCCAGGACGTCGCCGACCACACCGGCGACTCGCTGGCCCTGAGCCGGATCGCCGCCGAGAGCGACGCAGGCACCATCGTCTTCTGCGGTGTGCACTTCATGGCCGAGAGCGCCAAGATCCTCAGCCCGGACAAGACGGTGCTCATCCCCGACGAGCGGGCGGGCTGCTCGCTGGCCGACTCCATCACCGCCGCGCAGTTACGGGAGTGGAAGGCCCAGCACCCGGACGCGGTCGTGGTGTCCTACGTCAACACCACCGCCGAGGTGAAGGCGGAGACCGACATCTGCTGCACCTCCTCCAACGCCGTCGACGTGGTGAACTCGATCCCCGCCGACCGCGAGGTCCTGTTCTGCCCGGACCAGTTCCTGGGCGCGCACGTCAAGCGCGAGACCGGCCGGGAGAACCTGCACATCTGGGCTGGTGAGTGCCACGTGCACGCCGGGATCAACGGTCCCGAGCTCGCCGAGCGCGCGGCGGCCTCCCCGGACGCGGACCTTTTCATCCACCCCGAGTGCGGCTGCGCGACCTCCGCGCTGTACCTGGCGGGGGAGGGCACGCTGCCCAAGGACAAGGTGAAGATCCTGTCCACCGGCGGGATGCTCGACGCCGCTCGTGAGACCGGTGCGACATCGGTGCTGGTGGCGACCGAGGTCGGGATGCTGCACCAGCTGCGCCGGGCAGCCCCCGAGATCGACTTCCGCGCCGTCAACGACCGCGCGTCCTGCCGCTACATGAAGATGATCACCCCGGCGGCCCTGCTGCGCTGCTTGCGCGAGGGCGCCGACGAGGTGCACGTGCCCGCGGACATCGCCGAGCGCGCCCGCGGCTCGGTCGAGCGGATGATCGCCATCGGCAAGCCCGGGGGCGGCGAATGA
- a CDS encoding NUDIX hydrolase: MLAGVLRAHDGDLQVLLWQRAQEPHLGHWSLPGGRLAATEDVETSIRRQLAEKVDVHKLTHVEQLAVFSAPDRFPGQRVVATAFLGLVPADVDPEVPEDTRWHSVSALPGTAFDHERIVLAARDRLHAKLSYTNIGFALAPGEFTISELRRIYSAALGYQVSATNLQRVLSRRGVLEPTGRTVSAGPTGGRPPALFRFTSRDLQVTDPFAVFRPPSHD, encoded by the coding sequence GTGCTGGCCGGGGTGCTCCGGGCGCACGACGGCGACCTGCAGGTCCTGCTGTGGCAGCGCGCCCAGGAGCCGCACCTCGGCCACTGGTCGCTGCCCGGCGGGCGGCTGGCCGCCACCGAGGACGTCGAGACCTCCATCCGCCGCCAGCTCGCCGAGAAGGTCGACGTGCACAAGCTCACACACGTCGAGCAGCTGGCCGTGTTCAGCGCCCCGGACCGCTTCCCCGGGCAGCGGGTGGTGGCCACCGCGTTCCTCGGCCTGGTGCCCGCCGACGTCGACCCCGAGGTCCCCGAGGACACCCGCTGGCACTCCGTATCGGCGCTGCCCGGCACGGCCTTCGACCACGAGCGGATCGTGCTCGCCGCGCGCGACCGGCTGCACGCCAAGCTCTCCTACACCAACATCGGCTTCGCGCTGGCGCCCGGCGAGTTCACGATCTCGGAGCTGCGGCGCATCTACTCCGCCGCGCTCGGCTACCAGGTCTCGGCGACCAACCTGCAGCGCGTGCTGTCCCGGCGCGGAGTGCTCGAACCCACCGGCCGCACCGTCTCGGCGGGCCCCACCGGCGGTCGGCCGCCCGCGCTGTTCCGGTTCACCAGCCGCGACCTGCAGGTGACCGACCCGTTCGCGGTCTTCCGCCCGCCCTCGCACGACTAG
- a CDS encoding LON peptidase substrate-binding domain-containing protein, which produces MDTLPLFPLSTVLLPGASLPLHVFEPRYRQLTMDLLNEVVPDRRFGVVAIRQGWEVGEDNVDSMYDVGCSAVLRDIRQLPEGRYDITGSGEQRFRLLQIDREAAPYLMARVQWLPDVEPEEDSDDLRDRLAASARSAHERYHGTGLRGDSYEAPDDGTGIDELSYALAEDCVLSTEDRQALLAETDPLTRLRLVRRLMLREAEFLRELRAVPAPLAEFAAHTSVN; this is translated from the coding sequence ATGGACACGCTCCCGCTCTTCCCGCTCAGCACCGTCCTGCTGCCCGGCGCGTCCCTGCCCCTGCACGTCTTCGAACCGCGATACCGGCAGCTCACGATGGACCTGCTCAACGAGGTGGTGCCGGACCGGCGCTTCGGGGTGGTCGCGATCCGGCAGGGCTGGGAGGTCGGCGAGGACAACGTCGACTCGATGTACGACGTCGGCTGCTCGGCGGTGCTGCGCGACATCCGCCAGCTCCCGGAGGGGCGCTACGACATCACCGGCAGCGGTGAGCAGCGGTTCCGGCTGCTGCAGATCGACCGCGAGGCCGCGCCGTACCTGATGGCCCGGGTCCAGTGGCTGCCCGACGTCGAGCCCGAGGAGGACTCCGACGACCTGCGCGACCGGCTGGCCGCCTCGGCGCGCTCGGCTCACGAGCGCTACCACGGCACCGGGCTGCGCGGTGACAGCTACGAGGCGCCCGACGACGGCACCGGCATCGACGAGCTCTCGTACGCGCTGGCCGAGGACTGCGTGCTCAGCACCGAGGACCGGCAAGCGCTGCTGGCCGAGACCGATCCGCTCACGCGGCTGCGGCTGGTGCGCAGGCTGATGCTGCGCGAGGCCGAGTTCCTGCGCGAGCTGCGGGCGGTGCCCGCCCCGCTGGCCGAGTTCGCCGCGCACACGAGCGTGAACTGA
- a CDS encoding DUF2567 domain-containing protein, with product MPAEGPVESPGTRAEPMRIAPEELAGFGYPQPVPRVEVRADLLPAVSVLSLVALVGLPLGWLWSRLAPPQASMIEANGELAPLLVVESYHRFDALALFLLLNFGAGLLVGAALWMLRGRRGPVVLVGAVLGSLVAGWLAMKMGASFAAGLHPLPPQPRPGDVVDAAPDVATAWAVVAQPMALSLAYGLAASWNGLDDLGRRLR from the coding sequence GTGCCCGCTGAAGGACCGGTCGAGTCGCCGGGCACGCGCGCGGAGCCGATGCGGATCGCGCCGGAGGAGCTCGCGGGGTTCGGCTACCCGCAGCCGGTGCCGCGCGTGGAGGTCCGGGCCGACCTCCTGCCCGCGGTGAGCGTGCTCTCACTGGTCGCGCTGGTCGGGCTTCCGCTGGGATGGCTGTGGTCGCGGCTGGCGCCGCCGCAGGCGAGCATGATCGAGGCGAACGGCGAGCTGGCCCCCTTGCTGGTGGTCGAGAGCTACCACCGCTTCGACGCCCTGGCGCTGTTCCTGCTGCTCAACTTCGGTGCCGGGCTGCTGGTGGGTGCCGCGTTGTGGATGCTGCGCGGCCGCCGTGGTCCGGTGGTGCTCGTCGGCGCCGTGCTGGGCTCGCTGGTGGCGGGCTGGCTGGCGATGAAGATGGGCGCGTCGTTCGCGGCGGGCCTGCACCCGCTGCCCCCGCAGCCGAGGCCCGGCGACGTGGTCGACGCCGCGCCCGACGTCGCCACCGCGTGGGCGGTCGTGGCCCAGCCGATGGCACTCTCGCTGGCCTACGGCCTGGCGGCGTCCTGGAACGGGCTGGACGACCTCGGCCGCAGGCTCCGCTAG
- a CDS encoding arabinofuranosyltransferase, which yields MAGILPSPMLTGPSPIDEPRQDSAVRLPLRSTVVELLLGSVVAVLVSMVLQFAVVRLGISEPSFAPEALAALGAALVLTVLFGLLAFGHRRSPRWLRLGGTWVALASFTTLALAIPLQSTRFYFGGSSTDNAFRMQFMTRMASTPGLADMNYAETAPYYPGGWFWLGGRFANLLGWEGWAAYKPYALAWVAVTSVVAFTLWSIVLRRRLALPAALATTIAGMLHGIEEPYAWPSAAWMAPVAVLAWYALRREDRAPRWTLVCVGVYVGFAAITYTLHFGFAVLLIVTMAVVIGAFRVHQGQPLWPTVRRLFLRLLPIGVVSALIALLVWLPYLLSTHFLLDNPRSAAQHYLPRDSAFLPMPMTEASTLGVLCMAGLVWLLLRCRRNEVAAAMLTMVIAVYCWFGLSTLALLAKTTLLAFRLNVILGVVLATAGVLGLLELVGYLRARLDARYALRISTVAFALGLLGAVTLTQGAIGLSLKGGTDLAYEDYYPTGDNAMGHRDPEKPGYWAGAVFRTVDQLTGRPPQRNILLSTDYKMMSFRPYWGFQQETPHYANPLADYDERAAEVKRWSQARDSGELLAMLRESRFAPPNVFVLRNPSGEDTEHAGKLSVELKGDSFPQQPNVRDYQVYFDAAVFDSPEFTKRVVGPYTVIARR from the coding sequence GTGGCGGGAATTCTGCCGAGTCCGATGCTGACCGGCCCCAGTCCCATCGATGAGCCGAGGCAGGACTCGGCGGTGCGACTGCCCTTGCGCAGCACCGTCGTCGAACTCCTGCTGGGGTCGGTGGTGGCGGTGCTGGTCTCGATGGTGTTGCAGTTCGCGGTGGTGCGGCTGGGCATCAGCGAGCCGAGCTTCGCGCCCGAAGCGCTCGCCGCGCTGGGCGCCGCGCTGGTGCTGACCGTCCTGTTCGGCCTGCTCGCCTTCGGACACCGCCGTTCGCCGCGCTGGCTGCGGCTGGGCGGCACCTGGGTCGCGCTGGCGTCGTTCACCACGCTGGCGCTGGCGATCCCGTTGCAGTCCACCCGCTTCTACTTCGGCGGGTCCTCAACGGACAACGCGTTCCGGATGCAGTTCATGACGCGGATGGCGAGCACGCCGGGCCTGGCCGACATGAACTACGCCGAGACCGCCCCGTACTACCCGGGCGGGTGGTTCTGGCTGGGCGGCCGGTTCGCCAACCTCCTCGGCTGGGAGGGCTGGGCGGCCTACAAGCCCTACGCGCTGGCGTGGGTCGCGGTGACCAGCGTGGTGGCGTTCACGCTGTGGAGCATCGTGCTGCGCAGGCGGCTGGCGCTGCCGGCCGCGCTGGCAACCACGATCGCGGGCATGCTGCACGGCATCGAGGAGCCCTACGCCTGGCCGTCGGCGGCGTGGATGGCCCCGGTGGCGGTGCTGGCCTGGTACGCGCTGCGCCGCGAGGACCGGGCACCCCGCTGGACGCTGGTGTGCGTCGGCGTCTACGTCGGGTTCGCCGCGATCACCTACACCCTGCACTTCGGTTTCGCGGTGCTGCTGATCGTCACGATGGCGGTGGTCATCGGCGCGTTCCGGGTGCACCAGGGGCAACCCCTGTGGCCGACGGTTCGCCGGTTGTTCCTGCGACTGCTGCCGATCGGCGTGGTCAGCGCGCTCATCGCGCTGCTGGTGTGGCTGCCGTACCTGCTGTCGACGCACTTCCTGCTCGACAACCCGCGCAGCGCCGCGCAGCACTACCTGCCGCGCGACAGCGCGTTCCTCCCGATGCCGATGACCGAGGCGAGCACGCTGGGCGTGCTGTGCATGGCGGGACTGGTGTGGCTGCTGCTGCGCTGCCGCCGCAACGAGGTCGCGGCGGCGATGCTGACCATGGTCATCGCGGTGTACTGCTGGTTCGGGCTCTCGACGCTGGCGCTGCTGGCCAAGACCACGCTGCTGGCGTTCCGGCTGAACGTGATCCTCGGCGTCGTGCTGGCCACCGCGGGCGTGCTGGGGTTGCTGGAGCTGGTCGGCTACCTGCGCGCCAGGCTCGACGCCCGGTACGCCCTGCGGATCTCCACGGTCGCCTTCGCGCTCGGGCTGCTCGGCGCGGTCACGCTGACGCAGGGCGCCATCGGGCTCTCCCTGAAGGGCGGCACCGACCTGGCCTACGAGGACTACTACCCCACCGGCGACAACGCGATGGGCCACCGCGACCCGGAGAAGCCCGGGTACTGGGCCGGTGCGGTGTTTCGGACCGTCGACCAGCTCACCGGTCGCCCGCCGCAGCGGAACATCCTGCTGAGCACCGACTACAAGATGATGTCCTTCCGGCCGTACTGGGGCTTCCAGCAGGAGACCCCGCACTACGCCAACCCGCTCGCCGACTACGACGAGCGGGCGGCGGAAGTGAAGCGGTGGTCGCAGGCACGGGACTCCGGGGAGCTGCTGGCGATGCTGCGCGAGAGCCGGTTCGCGCCCCCGAACGTCTTCGTGCTGCGCAACCCGTCCGGAGAGGACACCGAGCACGCCGGGAAGCTGTCGGTGGAGCTGAAGGGCGACTCCTTCCCGCAGCAGCCCAACGTTCGCGACTACCAGGTCTACTTCGACGCGGCCGTGTTCGACTCGCCGGAGTTCACCAAGCGCGTGGTCGGCCCCTACACCGTGATCGCGCGGCGCTGA
- a CDS encoding MerR family transcriptional regulator, which translates to MRIGELSERTGTSRRLLRYYEEQGLIVAARSPNGYRDYEEYNVDRVAQIRGLLDSGLPTRIIKQILPCLDKPRVIHFSDATPEMLATLQRELDRMSRRIDCMTRNRDAIAEYLDAVRERRSDAEAAPAS; encoded by the coding sequence ATGCGCATCGGGGAGTTGTCGGAACGCACCGGCACGTCTCGCAGGCTGCTGCGCTACTACGAGGAGCAGGGCCTGATCGTCGCCGCGCGTTCGCCGAACGGCTACCGCGACTACGAGGAGTACAACGTGGACCGCGTCGCGCAGATCAGGGGCTTGCTCGACTCCGGCCTCCCGACCCGGATCATCAAGCAGATCCTGCCCTGCCTCGACAAGCCCCGCGTCATCCACTTCTCCGACGCGACCCCGGAGATGCTCGCCACCCTCCAACGCGAGCTCGACCGCATGAGCCGGCGCATCGACTGCATGACCCGCAACCGCGACGCCATCGCCGAATACCTCGACGCCGTGCGGGAGAGGCGATCGGACGCCGAGGCCGCGCCGGCGTCCTGA
- a CDS encoding TetR/AcrR family transcriptional regulator, which yields MTAKPKTSTSESTPGAVWFRPEKQSRAKPLLTQDKIVSAAVELLDRDGVRQLSMRKLADRLQAHATSLYWHVSTKDDVLDLALDAVFGEVRLPAEPGTSWRDDVIAFMAELRRVLLGHPWAAALASTRPLAGPNALARSEFVYAALAGAGFGRPDVLAAGAAVSNYVIGSVSAESVWRHQDEAGTRSALAEHLRAREADYPALAGNFPVDGGDWQAHFERGAQYLVAGMAATAGRNEGATEG from the coding sequence ATGACCGCGAAGCCGAAGACCTCGACGTCCGAGAGCACTCCGGGCGCGGTGTGGTTCCGCCCGGAGAAGCAGTCCAGGGCGAAGCCGCTGCTGACGCAGGACAAGATCGTCTCCGCGGCCGTGGAGCTGCTCGACCGCGACGGCGTGCGGCAGCTCAGCATGCGCAAGCTGGCCGACCGGCTGCAGGCGCACGCGACGAGCCTGTACTGGCACGTGTCGACCAAGGACGACGTCCTGGACCTCGCTCTCGACGCGGTGTTCGGGGAGGTCCGGCTGCCCGCGGAGCCCGGCACGTCGTGGCGTGACGACGTCATCGCCTTCATGGCCGAACTTCGGCGCGTGCTGCTGGGCCACCCGTGGGCGGCGGCCCTGGCGAGCACGCGCCCGCTGGCCGGGCCCAACGCCCTGGCGCGCTCGGAGTTCGTCTACGCCGCGCTGGCGGGGGCCGGCTTCGGCCGCCCCGACGTCCTGGCGGCCGGGGCGGCGGTCTCCAACTACGTCATCGGCTCGGTGTCGGCGGAGTCGGTCTGGCGCCACCAGGACGAGGCGGGCACCCGCTCCGCACTCGCCGAGCACCTGCGCGCCCGCGAGGCCGACTACCCGGCGCTCGCGGGCAACTTCCCGGTTGACGGCGGCGACTGGCAGGCCCACTTCGAGCGAGGCGCGCAGTACCTCGTCGCGGGCATGGCCGCGACAGCCGGGCGGAACGAGGGAGCGACGGAAGGCTGA
- a CDS encoding MFS transporter, with the protein MTGKQRERDGRAQRPQSPPGDQGHPRRWLILVALCAALLVIVIDNTVLNVAIPEIGRTFDASTSELQAVLDSYVVVCGGLLVAAGALSDRFGRRRVMVAGLVVFGLTSAGAALAPSVWWLIGMRAAMGVGAALVMPATLAIMVRVFPPHERPKAFAAWTAVGSVALGLGPLLGGALVDLWSWTGIFLVNLPFVAVALAGVLRLVPESRDPAAGAPDLPSTALVTTGMVALVWAVIAVPERGALATPVLGATALALVSLAWFGLRQRRANAPMVDFGLYRDRRFAGASSAIALIAVATGSTLFVLSQYLQLVRGHSAVVAGMAALPLAAGSVLGSVLGGRAPTRIGYRASIVTGFVVTAAGFGALAALEPDSSPLHTAFGLLLCGFGTGFAGPAATSTALGAVPADRAGMGSALNDTHQQLGIAFGVAVLGGLLSTAYRALLPTGVPHDASTSLAATLSFAEERTSAALADAARLAFTQAQSATMAAGLTCALAGAAVAMISLRKPSR; encoded by the coding sequence GTGACCGGAAAGCAGCGAGAGCGCGATGGCCGGGCGCAGCGGCCGCAGTCGCCGCCCGGCGACCAGGGGCATCCGCGGCGATGGCTGATCCTGGTGGCGCTGTGCGCGGCGCTGCTGGTGATCGTCATCGACAACACCGTCCTCAACGTGGCGATCCCGGAGATCGGGCGGACCTTCGACGCCTCGACCAGTGAGCTGCAGGCCGTGCTCGACTCCTACGTCGTGGTGTGCGGCGGCCTGCTGGTCGCCGCGGGCGCGCTCTCCGACCGGTTCGGACGGCGCCGCGTCATGGTGGCCGGGCTCGTCGTCTTCGGCCTGACCTCGGCGGGCGCCGCGCTGGCCCCGTCGGTCTGGTGGCTGATCGGCATGCGCGCGGCCATGGGGGTCGGCGCGGCGCTGGTGATGCCCGCGACGCTGGCGATCATGGTGCGCGTCTTCCCGCCGCACGAACGCCCGAAGGCCTTCGCGGCGTGGACCGCGGTCGGGTCGGTGGCTCTGGGACTGGGTCCGCTGCTGGGCGGTGCGCTGGTGGACCTGTGGAGCTGGACGGGGATCTTCCTGGTCAACCTGCCTTTCGTGGCGGTGGCGCTGGCAGGAGTCCTCCGGCTGGTGCCCGAGTCGCGCGATCCGGCCGCGGGCGCACCGGACCTGCCGAGCACCGCGCTGGTCACCACCGGGATGGTCGCCCTGGTCTGGGCGGTGATCGCGGTGCCGGAGCGCGGCGCGCTCGCGACCCCGGTGCTCGGCGCCACGGCACTGGCCCTGGTGTCGCTGGCCTGGTTCGGCCTGCGCCAGCGACGCGCGAACGCCCCGATGGTCGACTTCGGCCTGTACCGGGACCGCCGGTTCGCCGGGGCGAGCTCGGCCATCGCGCTGATCGCGGTGGCCACCGGCAGCACGCTGTTCGTCCTCAGCCAGTACCTGCAACTGGTCCGCGGCCACAGCGCGGTGGTGGCCGGGATGGCGGCCCTGCCGCTGGCCGCCGGGAGCGTGCTGGGCTCGGTGCTGGGAGGGCGGGCTCCTACCCGGATCGGCTACCGGGCCTCCATCGTCACCGGGTTCGTCGTGACCGCCGCCGGGTTCGGCGCCCTGGCCGCGCTCGAACCGGACAGCAGCCCGCTGCACACCGCGTTCGGACTCCTGCTCTGCGGGTTCGGGACCGGCTTCGCCGGACCGGCGGCCACCAGCACCGCGCTGGGCGCCGTGCCCGCCGACCGCGCCGGGATGGGCTCGGCGCTCAACGACACCCACCAGCAGCTCGGGATCGCCTTCGGCGTGGCGGTGCTCGGCGGCCTGCTCTCGACCGCCTACCGCGCGCTCCTGCCCACCGGCGTGCCGCACGACGCGAGCACGTCGCTCGCCGCGACCCTGTCCTTCGCCGAGGAACGCACCAGCGCCGCGCTGGCCGACGCCGCGCGGCTCGCCTTCACCCAGGCGCAGAGCGCGACGATGGCGGCCGGACTCACCTGCGCGCTGGCCGGCGCGGCGGTCGCCATGATCAGCCTGCGGAAGCCGTCGCGCTGA